From the Deinococcus hopiensis KR-140 genome, one window contains:
- a CDS encoding IS110 family transposase, with product MPVDTFVGIDVSKARLDAAVLPTGELFTVDNNARGLAELLIRLSEAQPHLVVLEATGGLEQAAMLAIHDAGFPVAILNPRQVRHFSRALGKYAKTDQIDAVLLATFARTLQPQAQVPGDTAQRALEALLARRRQVVELLTMERNRLHSSQDPYVQGDLQEVIKYLEERRERLNETLQEAIQNNPKFQATYRVLTSTPGVGPVVALTLLAQLPELGSLSRQKIANLAGVAPLNWDSGKSRGHRRIWGGRAEVRQVLYMAAVTAVRWNPTLKTVFDRLVKNGKPKRVALVACMRKLLIYLNAMVRDQALWRIQSISTST from the coding sequence ATGCCAGTAGACACATTTGTAGGCATTGATGTCTCAAAAGCCCGTCTGGATGCGGCTGTGCTTCCTACGGGGGAACTCTTCACCGTGGACAACAACGCCCGTGGTCTAGCAGAGCTGCTGATCCGGCTTTCTGAAGCGCAGCCACACTTGGTTGTTTTAGAAGCGACGGGCGGCTTGGAACAAGCAGCGATGTTGGCCATCCATGACGCCGGATTCCCTGTAGCAATCTTGAATCCACGTCAGGTTCGTCATTTTTCGCGTGCTCTCGGGAAGTACGCGAAAACGGACCAGATCGATGCAGTTCTCCTCGCCACCTTTGCACGAACGTTGCAGCCGCAGGCTCAAGTACCGGGGGATACGGCACAGCGAGCTTTGGAAGCGCTATTGGCACGTCGTCGTCAGGTGGTCGAACTCTTGACAATGGAACGAAATCGACTGCACAGCAGCCAGGATCCGTATGTGCAGGGTGACCTCCAAGAAGTGATCAAGTACCTCGAAGAGCGCCGAGAACGGCTGAATGAGACACTCCAGGAAGCGATACAGAACAATCCAAAATTTCAAGCGACGTACAGGGTATTGACTTCAACCCCGGGAGTTGGTCCCGTTGTGGCATTGACGTTGCTTGCCCAACTCCCAGAGTTGGGCTCTCTTTCCCGACAAAAGATTGCCAATCTTGCAGGTGTAGCCCCACTCAACTGGGACAGTGGGAAATCGAGAGGTCATCGTCGAATCTGGGGTGGAAGGGCAGAAGTTCGTCAGGTGTTATATATGGCTGCGGTAACGGCAGTGCGATGGAACCCCACTCTAAAGACCGTGTTTGACCGCCTTGTGAAGAACGGTAAGCCGAAGAGGGTCGCGCTCGTCGCTTGTATGCGCAAATTGCTCATTTACTTGAATGCAATGGTTCGTGATCAGGCTCTTTGGCGTATTCAGTCTATATCAACCTCTACATAG
- the tnpC gene encoding IS66 family transposase: protein MTCPNCECLQARIRELEAQVARTSETSHQPPSQDQAWKKKPKSERHRGVRSSGGQIGHPGTTLKMNPSPDEVVVLPMTGSCTCGQHWNEVEVHDLLARQVLDLPEVQLHVTEYQAEVKMCPRCHQRQQAAFPVDVRGQVQYGPRFQGLAVYLNVAQFLPFKRVGDVLETLCGQRPSEGTLALHLNLATERLAGFEVSLKEALLEEPVLHVDETGSTVKGKLAWVHVISSKQLTLYGHDPHRGSAAIQAMGVLPRYRGVLMHDAWLTYFQLAARHALCNAHLLRELRFLHEQLHQDWAGELRAALQRVYHQHKAGTLTPAEKAAFLVQFDALLEAGLVSNPAAEPVPKQRGRAKQSPGRNLALRCQKHRDKVLRFLHEDDVPFDNNQAERDIRMVCVKRKISGGFRSAAGGKNFCRIRSYLSTLQKQGLSTYKGLISIFRNQVLLPQLSFSR from the coding sequence GTGACCTGCCCGAATTGCGAATGTCTCCAAGCGCGCATCCGCGAGTTGGAAGCACAGGTCGCGCGGACCAGTGAGACGTCCCATCAACCTCCCAGCCAGGACCAGGCCTGGAAGAAGAAGCCGAAGAGCGAACGCCATAGGGGCGTTCGCTCTTCTGGTGGTCAGATTGGACACCCAGGCACCACCTTGAAGATGAACCCTTCTCCCGATGAGGTCGTCGTGCTCCCCATGACGGGAAGCTGTACGTGTGGACAGCATTGGAATGAAGTCGAAGTGCACGACCTCCTCGCTCGGCAGGTCTTGGACCTGCCGGAAGTCCAGTTGCACGTGACCGAGTACCAGGCCGAAGTGAAGATGTGCCCCCGCTGTCACCAACGACAACAGGCGGCATTCCCAGTGGACGTGCGCGGTCAAGTGCAGTACGGCCCTCGGTTCCAGGGCCTGGCAGTGTATCTCAATGTCGCCCAGTTCCTCCCTTTCAAGCGGGTGGGCGACGTGCTCGAAACGCTGTGCGGTCAGCGCCCCAGTGAAGGAACACTCGCGCTGCACCTCAACCTCGCCACAGAGCGGCTGGCTGGGTTTGAGGTCAGTCTGAAAGAAGCCTTGCTCGAAGAACCCGTCCTGCATGTGGACGAGACGGGCAGCACGGTGAAGGGCAAGCTCGCCTGGGTGCACGTCATCAGCAGCAAACAGCTCACCCTCTACGGACACGACCCGCACCGCGGGTCGGCAGCCATCCAAGCAATGGGGGTCCTGCCCCGGTACCGCGGGGTGTTGATGCATGATGCCTGGCTCACGTACTTCCAACTCGCTGCCCGCCATGCGCTGTGTAACGCGCACCTGCTTCGGGAGTTACGTTTCCTCCACGAACAGCTGCACCAAGATTGGGCGGGGGAACTGCGGGCTGCACTGCAACGCGTTTACCATCAACACAAGGCAGGCACCCTCACTCCAGCGGAGAAAGCCGCGTTCCTGGTTCAGTTCGATGCACTCCTGGAAGCGGGGTTAGTCTCCAACCCCGCAGCAGAGCCGGTTCCGAAGCAACGGGGACGCGCGAAACAGTCGCCTGGACGTAACCTCGCCCTTCGATGTCAGAAGCACCGAGACAAGGTGTTACGTTTCCTCCACGAGGACGACGTTCCGTTCGACAACAATCAAGCCGAGCGAGACATTCGAATGGTCTGCGTGAAGCGCAAGATCTCCGGTGGATTTCGTTCTGCTGCGGGTGGAAAAAATTTCTGTCGCATTCGCAGTTATCTCTCGACACTTCAGAAGCAGGGCCTCTCGACTTACAAAGGCCTGATCAGCATTTTCCGGAATCAAGTCCTTCTTCCTCAGCTCTCGTTCTCACGTTGA
- a CDS encoding substrate-binding periplasmic protein → MPTPRCSAVSLLLSVLTLAATGTSHAATLSKLQKSGVVKLGYTTNTPGLVTQENGAIAGFAVEFMNLAVKEMKIKSTAWRKTTTTDALLTALNAGTLDAVIDVNLPQVLADGEQAASLACTGGVMFSRPGGPKTEAGLKNARIAISTDHPYFHYVRNLPFEKKINAAPNSNQALLDFLGGSADVLLLDRFDALKMYAKLGPEKLQVSPLLWSQPVAVVVANGSDKQFEAALNAAIKRLQANGTYERLSKKYFTQDVRCTS, encoded by the coding sequence ATGCCAACTCCCCGCTGCTCTGCCGTCTCCCTTCTCCTCAGCGTCCTTACCCTCGCCGCGACGGGGACGTCGCACGCTGCAACCCTCAGCAAGCTCCAGAAAAGTGGTGTCGTTAAGCTGGGTTACACCACCAACACCCCAGGGCTGGTCACTCAGGAAAACGGAGCAATTGCGGGCTTCGCCGTGGAGTTCATGAACCTCGCGGTCAAGGAAATGAAGATCAAGAGCACGGCGTGGCGTAAGACCACCACGACGGACGCCCTCCTCACTGCCCTCAACGCTGGAACCCTCGACGCGGTTATTGATGTGAACTTACCCCAGGTCCTCGCTGACGGGGAGCAGGCCGCTTCGCTGGCGTGCACCGGTGGCGTCATGTTCTCCCGGCCTGGCGGTCCCAAGACAGAGGCAGGACTCAAGAACGCCCGGATTGCCATTTCTACCGATCATCCTTACTTCCATTACGTGCGCAACCTGCCCTTTGAGAAGAAGATCAACGCTGCTCCCAATTCAAACCAGGCACTCCTGGACTTCCTGGGAGGTTCTGCCGACGTGCTGCTCCTTGACCGCTTCGATGCGTTGAAGATGTACGCCAAGCTCGGTCCCGAGAAGCTGCAGGTCAGTCCTCTGCTGTGGAGCCAGCCGGTGGCCGTCGTCGTCGCAAATGGGTCGGATAAGCAATTTGAAGCTGCGCTAAACGCAGCAATTAAGCGACTCCAGGCAAACGGTACGTATGAACGGTTGAGCAAAAAGTACTTCACACAGGACGTGCGTTGCACGTCTTGA
- a CDS encoding ABC transporter substrate-binding protein — MKTLALLSFALLTNAKAITNIIIATVNNPDMVVMQKLAPEFTRKYPDIRVKFVTMSENELRQKVTLDIASGAEGFDLATVGAYEVPIWAKNNWLKPLTPLFNKNPDLARAYDLNDILPSVRTALTVNGSLYAVPFYAESSMTFYNKDLFKKAGLTMPNDPTWNQIQGFAAKLHNPSKGIYGICLRGLPGWGENMALFTTMVNTFGGRWYDTHWKAQLNSTAWKNAMSLYVDLLKKYGPPGAAANGFAENLALMSQGKCGMWVDATVAAGFLSDPASSKVVKSVGFVNAPTGPGTPRGANWFWSWNLVIPKSSRKEEAAFKFLTWATSKDYIALVAKTKGTWAAVPPGTRLSTYRNPSYAQAAGAFSNHVMNSIRRADVNQATKDPVPYSGVQYVSIPQFQALGTEVGQYLAKVLQGQTTIDQALAQSQAAAQRVADEGGYTK; from the coding sequence ATGAAAACACTTGCTCTTCTTAGTTTCGCGCTACTGACCAACGCCAAGGCCATCACAAATATCATCATCGCTACCGTTAACAACCCGGACATGGTCGTGATGCAAAAACTCGCTCCTGAATTCACAAGGAAATATCCTGATATTCGAGTGAAGTTCGTGACGATGTCGGAAAACGAACTCCGACAGAAAGTCACGTTGGATATCGCCAGCGGTGCCGAAGGTTTTGACCTTGCGACGGTGGGCGCGTATGAGGTGCCGATCTGGGCCAAGAACAATTGGCTGAAGCCCTTGACGCCTCTCTTCAACAAGAATCCTGATCTCGCGCGCGCCTATGACCTGAACGACATTCTCCCCAGCGTCCGCACGGCCCTCACGGTGAATGGCAGCCTGTACGCCGTACCCTTCTATGCCGAAAGCAGCATGACCTTCTACAACAAGGACCTGTTCAAGAAGGCCGGACTCACGATGCCCAATGATCCCACCTGGAACCAGATTCAGGGCTTCGCGGCCAAACTTCACAACCCGTCCAAAGGCATCTACGGCATCTGCTTGCGTGGTTTACCTGGGTGGGGGGAAAACATGGCGTTGTTCACGACGATGGTCAATACTTTCGGCGGACGCTGGTACGACACCCACTGGAAAGCGCAGCTGAACAGTACGGCGTGGAAGAACGCGATGAGCCTCTACGTTGACCTGCTCAAGAAGTACGGCCCTCCTGGAGCGGCGGCCAATGGCTTTGCGGAGAATCTCGCGCTGATGAGTCAGGGAAAGTGCGGCATGTGGGTGGACGCCACGGTGGCGGCCGGATTCCTCAGTGACCCTGCCAGCAGTAAAGTCGTGAAGAGTGTGGGGTTCGTCAACGCACCCACTGGCCCCGGAACTCCCCGTGGCGCGAATTGGTTCTGGTCGTGGAACCTCGTCATTCCCAAGAGCAGCAGGAAAGAAGAGGCGGCGTTCAAGTTCCTGACCTGGGCGACGAGCAAGGACTACATCGCGCTCGTTGCCAAGACCAAAGGCACCTGGGCTGCAGTGCCGCCCGGGACGCGCCTCAGTACGTACCGCAATCCCAGTTACGCTCAGGCCGCCGGAGCGTTCAGCAATCACGTGATGAATAGCATTCGCCGTGCGGACGTCAATCAGGCCACGAAGGACCCAGTGCCGTACTCCGGCGTGCAGTACGTCAGCATTCCGCAGTTTCAGGCACTGGGGACAGAGGTTGGGCAGTACCTCGCCAAAGTCCTCCAGGGACAAACGACGATCGATCAGGCGCTGGCACAATCGCAGGCAGCAGCGCAGCGCGTCGCAGATGAAGGCGGCTACACAAAGTAA
- a CDS encoding mannitol dehydrogenase family protein → MVKLSSSTLAALSPEVQVPLYDPTTLTPGIVHFGVGGFHRSHEAMYIDRLLNTGDHREWGICGVGVLPSDAAMRDVLTAQDHLYTLLTKAPDGREEARVIGAIVEFLFAPDAPEAVIERLAAPTTRIVSLTVTEGGYSVNNATGEFDPSGADLQHDLAAGAVPKTVFGFITEGLRRRRERGLEPFTVLSCDNMQGNGHVTRHALTAFARLKDPELGEWIAAEVAFPNSMVDRITPATTDQVREELSATYGVEDGWPVVAETFTQWVLEDRFTLGRPPLETVGVQVVEDVEPYELMKLRLLNASHQAMSYLGLLAGYEYVHEVCWHPLFIEFLLRYMAREATPTLQPVPGIDLAAYQQELIARFASHAVQDTLLRLIVDSSERIPKFLLPVVREQLDSGGEVRHAALVIASWSLYLEGAGQGDRPVPDVRAPLLITAAQREAEQPGSFLNVKEVFGDLGLNVRFRAEYLIQRMNLHRLGPLGALEALLGVKELTQGPASTSHAPLRF, encoded by the coding sequence ATGGTCAAACTCAGTTCCTCCACTCTCGCTGCCCTCTCGCCTGAAGTTCAGGTTCCTCTCTACGATCCGACAACACTCACGCCCGGGATCGTGCACTTCGGTGTTGGCGGCTTTCACCGCTCGCACGAGGCCATGTACATCGACAGACTGCTCAACACTGGAGACCACCGCGAGTGGGGCATCTGTGGGGTGGGCGTGCTGCCTTCAGACGCGGCCATGCGCGACGTGCTCACTGCCCAGGATCACCTCTACACCCTGCTGACCAAAGCGCCCGACGGGCGTGAGGAAGCGCGGGTGATCGGAGCCATCGTGGAATTCCTGTTCGCCCCTGACGCCCCCGAAGCGGTGATCGAGAGGCTGGCTGCGCCCACCACCCGCATCGTGTCCCTGACGGTGACCGAAGGCGGCTACAGCGTCAACAATGCAACGGGAGAGTTCGATCCTTCCGGGGCGGATCTCCAGCATGATCTGGCAGCGGGGGCGGTGCCGAAAACAGTCTTCGGCTTCATCACCGAGGGGTTGCGCCGCCGACGTGAACGGGGCCTCGAGCCCTTTACGGTGCTCTCGTGCGACAACATGCAGGGCAACGGGCACGTGACCCGCCATGCCCTGACCGCCTTCGCTCGACTGAAGGACCCGGAACTGGGCGAGTGGATCGCGGCTGAGGTGGCCTTTCCCAACTCGATGGTGGACCGCATCACGCCCGCAACGACCGATCAGGTCCGGGAAGAACTTTCGGCCACATACGGTGTGGAGGACGGCTGGCCTGTCGTGGCGGAGACCTTTACACAGTGGGTACTGGAAGACCGCTTCACGCTGGGGCGGCCCCCGCTGGAGACGGTGGGCGTGCAGGTGGTGGAGGACGTAGAGCCCTACGAACTGATGAAGCTGCGGCTGCTCAACGCCTCACACCAGGCCATGAGCTACCTGGGCCTGCTCGCCGGGTACGAGTATGTCCATGAAGTGTGCTGGCATCCGCTCTTTATCGAGTTCCTGCTGAGGTACATGGCGCGGGAAGCAACGCCCACCCTGCAGCCAGTCCCTGGCATTGATCTCGCCGCGTACCAGCAAGAACTGATTGCGCGCTTCGCGAGCCACGCGGTCCAGGACACTCTGTTGCGCCTCATTGTGGACAGTTCAGAGCGCATTCCCAAGTTCCTGCTGCCAGTGGTGCGGGAGCAACTTGATTCCGGTGGGGAGGTTCGGCACGCGGCACTTGTGATTGCGTCGTGGAGCCTCTACTTGGAAGGCGCTGGGCAGGGGGACCGTCCTGTTCCTGATGTGCGTGCCCCCCTCCTGATTACAGCGGCGCAGCGGGAAGCAGAGCAACCCGGTTCTTTTCTGAACGTCAAAGAGGTATTTGGCGACTTGGGATTGAATGTACGCTTCCGCGCAGAGTACTTGATTCAACGGATGAACCTGCATCGCCTGGGACCGCTGGGAGCGCTGGAGGCACTGCTTGGTGTGAAGGAGCTTACTCAAGGTCCTGCCTCCACGTCCCATGCACCTCTGAGATTCTGA
- a CDS encoding carbohydrate ABC transporter permease, which translates to MTTLSNSGNQARAQASRLRARNGVLTLLTYLIALAFLFPLIWMILAAFKTEAQAFATPPVFFFTPTLENFEKALGGYFPALRNSLAAALGSTLLAFVLGLPAAFALAVYPTQRAQGVLSWMLSTKFMPAVGVIVPLFLIYRDLHLLDTLPGLILMYTTMNLPLVVWMMHSYMTEIPHAIYEAAKVDGASVSREFFNIALPLSMPGVFATALLCLIFAWNEVFFALNLTNSQAAPLSVFIGQFKTSQGLFWAQLSAAATLVVLPVLVFGWIAQRQLVRGLSFGAVK; encoded by the coding sequence GTGACTACACTTTCTAATTCTGGGAACCAGGCCCGCGCGCAGGCGTCCCGCCTGCGTGCTCGCAACGGCGTCCTGACCCTGCTGACCTACCTGATCGCGCTCGCCTTCCTGTTCCCGCTGATCTGGATGATCCTGGCGGCCTTCAAGACCGAGGCGCAGGCGTTCGCCACCCCACCCGTCTTCTTCTTCACACCGACGTTGGAGAACTTCGAGAAGGCGCTGGGCGGTTACTTCCCGGCGCTGCGCAACAGCCTCGCCGCCGCGCTGGGCTCGACCCTGCTGGCGTTCGTGCTGGGGCTGCCCGCCGCCTTCGCGCTGGCGGTGTATCCCACCCAGCGCGCACAGGGCGTGCTGAGCTGGATGCTCAGCACCAAGTTCATGCCCGCCGTGGGCGTGATTGTGCCGCTGTTCCTGATCTACCGCGACCTGCACCTGCTCGACACGCTGCCAGGCCTGATCCTGATGTACACCACCATGAACCTGCCGCTGGTGGTCTGGATGATGCACTCCTACATGACCGAGATTCCTCACGCCATCTACGAGGCAGCGAAGGTCGACGGCGCTTCAGTCTCGCGCGAATTTTTCAATATCGCGCTACCGCTCTCCATGCCAGGCGTCTTTGCCACCGCGCTCCTGTGCCTGATCTTTGCGTGGAACGAGGTGTTCTTCGCCCTGAACCTCACCAACTCGCAGGCTGCTCCCCTGAGCGTGTTTATCGGACAGTTCAAGACCAGCCAGGGCCTGTTCTGGGCCCAACTCAGTGCGGCTGCCACTCTGGTTGTCCTGCCCGTCCTCGTCTTCGGCTGGATCGCCCAGCGTCAACTCGTGCGCGGCTTGAGCTTTGGGGCCGTGAAGTAG
- a CDS encoding carbohydrate ABC transporter permease — protein MTIAPAPLTATQVPPAQKRGLRLSPAALIWPAMLYLILTTQVPFFMTVYYSFFRYNLVDPGSRPFIGLENYANLLTNPENFHIVLNTLGLAVGTLLLTLLIGGAMALLLNREFPGRALLRTLMISSFLVMPIVTAVVWKNMLLNPVSGFFSWGMLKLGLQPIDFLAQHPMGSVIAMVTWEWMPFAMLILLTGLQSLPDDQLEAARLDGASVMQEFRHIVLPHWSQAIQVVVLMETIALLQVYGEIYGSTSGGPGIATTNLPYFIYQKAFAEYNIGLASAAGVITVVLTNILAVYLLRFISRSRSSRGE, from the coding sequence ATGACGATAGCCCCCGCACCCCTCACGGCCACTCAGGTGCCCCCCGCGCAGAAGCGTGGGTTGCGGCTGAGCCCCGCCGCCCTGATCTGGCCCGCGATGCTGTACCTGATCCTGACCACGCAGGTGCCGTTTTTCATGACGGTGTACTACTCGTTTTTCCGCTACAACCTGGTGGACCCCGGGAGCCGTCCTTTCATCGGACTGGAGAACTACGCCAACCTCCTCACCAACCCCGAGAACTTCCACATTGTCCTCAACACGCTTGGGTTGGCGGTGGGCACCCTCCTTCTCACCCTGCTGATCGGCGGGGCGATGGCGTTGCTGCTCAACCGCGAGTTCCCCGGCCGCGCCCTGCTGCGCACCCTGATGATCAGCTCGTTTCTGGTCATGCCCATCGTCACGGCGGTGGTCTGGAAGAACATGCTGCTCAACCCGGTATCGGGCTTCTTCTCCTGGGGAATGCTGAAGCTGGGCCTGCAACCCATCGACTTTCTGGCGCAGCACCCGATGGGCAGCGTGATCGCCATGGTCACCTGGGAGTGGATGCCCTTCGCCATGCTGATCCTGCTGACCGGCCTGCAGAGCCTGCCAGATGACCAGCTCGAAGCCGCTCGCCTCGATGGTGCCTCCGTGATGCAGGAGTTCCGGCACATCGTGCTGCCCCACTGGTCCCAGGCCATCCAGGTGGTCGTCTTGATGGAGACCATCGCACTGTTGCAGGTCTACGGTGAGATCTACGGTTCCACCTCGGGTGGACCCGGCATCGCCACCACCAACTTGCCGTACTTCATCTACCAGAAGGCCTTTGCCGAGTACAACATCGGCCTGGCGAGCGCCGCGGGTGTGATCACGGTGGTGCTCACCAATATTCTGGCCGTGTACCTGCTGCGTTTTATCAGCCGCAGCCGCTCCAGTCGGGGAGAATGA
- a CDS encoding ABC transporter substrate-binding protein, with product MKRIFLLSFALVTTAQAASTITIATVNNPDMVTMQKLTPEFNKKYPDITVKWVTLPENELRQKITLDVASGAGSFDLATVGAYEVPIWAKNGWLEPLTPLFAKNPAIAKSYNVNDIIPGVRTALTVNGSLYAVPFYAESSMTFYNKDLFKKAGLTMPKSPTWNQMQTFASKIHNPSGGVYGICLRGLPGWGENAALFTTMVNTFGGRWFDQNWNAQLNSPAWKNAMTFYVNLLKKYGPPGATSNGFTENLTLMSQGKCGMWVDATVAAGFLSDPGSSKIVNSVGFANAPVGPGTPRGSHWYWSWNLAIPKSTKQEDAAFKFLTWATSQEYIALVAKTKGTWASVPPGTRTSTYSNANYKKAAGAFSSLVLGAINTADVTKATKDPVPYTGIQYVAIPQFQALGTQVGQYLAGALSGQTSIDQALKQAQDAAQKTAKEGGYQK from the coding sequence ATGAAGCGAATTTTCCTGCTCAGCTTTGCCCTCGTAACGACCGCCCAAGCTGCGTCGACCATCACCATCGCTACGGTCAACAACCCCGACATGGTGACGATGCAGAAATTGACCCCCGAGTTCAACAAGAAGTACCCGGATATCACGGTGAAATGGGTCACGCTGCCGGAAAACGAGCTGCGCCAGAAGATCACGCTGGACGTGGCGAGCGGCGCGGGCAGCTTCGATCTCGCCACTGTTGGGGCCTACGAGGTGCCGATCTGGGCCAAGAACGGCTGGCTGGAACCGCTGACGCCGCTGTTCGCCAAGAACCCGGCCATCGCCAAGAGCTACAACGTCAACGACATCATTCCGGGCGTACGCACGGCCCTCACCGTGAATGGCAGCCTCTACGCCGTGCCCTTCTACGCCGAGAGCAGCATGACCTTCTACAACAAGGACCTGTTCAAGAAGGCGGGCCTGACGATGCCGAAGAGCCCCACCTGGAACCAGATGCAGACGTTTGCCAGCAAAATTCACAACCCTTCAGGCGGCGTGTACGGCATCTGCCTGCGCGGCCTGCCCGGCTGGGGCGAGAACGCCGCGCTCTTCACCACCATGGTGAACACCTTCGGGGGGCGCTGGTTCGATCAGAACTGGAACGCGCAGCTGAACTCGCCTGCATGGAAAAACGCCATGACCTTCTACGTCAATCTTCTCAAGAAGTACGGCCCCCCCGGAGCCACGTCCAACGGCTTTACCGAAAACCTCACCCTGATGAGCCAGGGCAAGTGCGGCATGTGGGTGGACGCCACCGTGGCCGCCGGCTTCCTGAGTGACCCGGGCAGCAGCAAGATCGTCAACAGCGTGGGCTTTGCGAATGCGCCCGTGGGTCCTGGCACACCGCGCGGCAGCCACTGGTACTGGAGCTGGAACCTCGCCATTCCCAAAAGCACCAAGCAGGAGGACGCCGCCTTCAAGTTCCTGACGTGGGCGACGAGCCAGGAGTACATCGCCCTGGTGGCGAAGACCAAGGGCACCTGGGCCTCGGTGCCTCCCGGCACCCGCACCAGCACGTACAGCAATGCCAACTACAAGAAGGCGGCGGGCGCGTTCAGCTCGCTGGTCCTCGGCGCGATCAACACCGCCGACGTCACGAAGGCCACCAAGGACCCCGTGCCCTACACCGGCATCCAGTACGTCGCCATTCCGCAGTTCCAGGCGCTGGGCACCCAGGTCGGCCAGTATCTCGCCGGCGCGCTCAGCGGCCAGACCTCCATCGACCAGGCGCTGAAGCAAGCCCAGGATGCCGCCCAGAAGACCGCCAAAGAAGGCGGCTACCAGAAGTAA
- a CDS encoding LacI family DNA-binding transcriptional regulator: MSTIQDVARLAGVSPTTAKRALREPAKLNPETLARVQRAIEQLHYETDQRAGSLRGGQSSTVGLIVGNVLEPFFAHFARTCARVLAEEGYTLIISENEYSAARELDELRRLYGQRVSGIILRPGYGNESRDYLARLASRGVSIVEYDYLPPHSSYPAVMLDNAGAMREAVVHLHALGHRCIAALGTYDPVVLSEERSRAFPEVMNSLGLVVPPEYRRVTALNEDTAYTLTHELLALPNPPTALIALTGMQAIGAYRAIRERGLGIPDDLSLVTFDNYTWTALVDPPITVVEQPVEAMATATAQRLITLLGGTGTGQETAPQVQVFPARMVLRGSTSPPRVLAT, from the coding sequence GTGTCAACTATCCAAGACGTTGCACGCCTCGCGGGCGTTTCCCCGACGACGGCCAAACGTGCCTTGCGCGAACCCGCGAAGCTCAATCCGGAAACCCTGGCCCGGGTTCAAAGGGCAATTGAGCAGCTGCACTATGAGACGGACCAGCGTGCTGGAAGCCTCCGTGGTGGGCAAAGCAGTACCGTTGGGTTAATCGTCGGGAACGTTCTGGAGCCGTTCTTTGCGCATTTTGCCCGTACTTGCGCCCGCGTTCTGGCGGAAGAAGGCTACACCCTCATTATTTCTGAGAATGAATACAGTGCCGCCCGCGAACTGGACGAATTGCGCCGGTTGTACGGGCAGCGGGTTAGCGGCATTATCCTGCGTCCAGGCTACGGCAATGAGAGCCGGGATTATTTGGCCCGATTGGCAAGCCGCGGTGTGAGCATCGTGGAGTACGACTACCTGCCGCCGCACAGTTCCTACCCAGCAGTGATGTTGGACAACGCAGGGGCGATGCGCGAAGCGGTCGTGCATCTGCACGCCTTGGGACACCGGTGTATCGCTGCCCTGGGGACCTACGATCCTGTTGTCCTATCGGAGGAACGGAGCCGAGCCTTTCCTGAAGTGATGAATTCCCTGGGACTGGTTGTGCCTCCCGAGTACCGCCGCGTTACAGCGCTAAACGAGGACACCGCGTATACATTGACCCACGAGTTGCTTGCGCTGCCCAATCCCCCAACGGCGCTGATTGCACTGACGGGGATGCAGGCCATTGGGGCATATCGGGCCATTCGTGAGCGAGGTCTGGGCATTCCTGATGACCTCAGCCTGGTGACGTTCGATAACTACACCTGGACGGCCCTGGTCGATCCGCCCATCACGGTTGTTGAGCAGCCCGTGGAGGCGATGGCGACCGCCACAGCGCAGCGTCTGATCACCCTCCTGGGAGGAACAGGGACGGGCCAGGAAACTGCTCCGCAAGTTCAGGTGTTTCCCGCCCGAATGGTTCTCCGTGGCAGCACCTCACCCCCGCGGGTTCTGGCAACTTAA